In a genomic window of Flavobacterium crassostreae:
- the gap gene encoding type I glyceraldehyde-3-phosphate dehydrogenase, which translates to MKTRVAINGFGRIGRNLFRLLLNHPTIEVVAINDIADTKTMAHLLKYDSIHGVLPHTVHTDSQGFCIEEQHFVFLHEKNILDLDWKKLRIDYVIEATGKHKTHEALRNHLIAGAKKVILSAPSETDAIKTVVLGVNDAILDGSETILSNASCTTNNAAPMIKIIQELCGIEQAYITTIHSYTTDQSLHDQPHKDLRRARGASQSIVPTTTGAAKALTKIFPDLDGKIGGCGIRVPVPDGSLTDITFNVKRAVTIAEINAAFKNASQTSLKGILDYTEDPIVSVDIIGNKNSCVFDAQLTSVIDKMVKVVGWYDNEIGYCSRLIDLILLTRTK; encoded by the coding sequence TTGAAAACAAGAGTTGCCATAAATGGCTTTGGAAGAATTGGTCGAAATTTATTTCGTCTTTTATTGAACCATCCCACCATAGAAGTTGTTGCCATAAATGATATTGCGGATACCAAAACCATGGCACATTTATTAAAATACGATAGCATACATGGGGTTTTGCCGCATACGGTACACACGGACTCGCAAGGGTTTTGTATTGAGGAGCAGCATTTTGTTTTTTTGCACGAAAAGAATATTCTGGATCTAGACTGGAAAAAACTCCGTATTGACTATGTTATTGAAGCAACTGGCAAGCATAAAACCCATGAGGCGCTCCGCAACCACCTTATTGCTGGAGCAAAAAAAGTGATTTTATCTGCTCCCTCTGAAACAGATGCTATCAAAACGGTTGTATTGGGGGTTAATGACGCTATTTTGGACGGTTCAGAAACCATTCTTTCTAATGCGAGCTGTACTACCAACAATGCGGCTCCGATGATTAAGATAATACAAGAACTCTGCGGTATTGAACAAGCCTACATCACTACTATTCACTCCTACACTACGGACCAAAGTTTGCATGACCAACCGCATAAAGACTTACGTAGAGCGCGTGGTGCGAGCCAATCTATTGTGCCAACAACCACTGGAGCTGCTAAGGCATTGACCAAAATTTTTCCAGATTTAGACGGCAAAATTGGTGGCTGTGGCATACGAGTGCCAGTGCCCGATGGTTCTCTTACGGACATTACTTTTAATGTAAAACGGGCGGTAACTATTGCCGAGATTAACGCTGCTTTTAAAAACGCTTCGCAAACTAGTCTAAAAGGAATTTTGGACTATACCGAAGATCCTATTGTTTCTGTAGATATTATAGGTAATAAAAATTCTTGTGTTTTTGATGCCCAACTAACCTCTGTAATTGACAAAATGGTTAAAGTAGTGGGTTGGTACGATAACGAAATTGGTTATTGTTCCCGACTAATTGACTTAATTCTGTTAACCAGGACAAAATAG
- the lipA gene encoding lipoyl synthase: protein MKTVLENNLAVATADQTEKTITKPKWLKVKLPIGKKYTELRGLVDKYSLNTICTSGSCPNMGECWGEGTATFMILGNTCTRSCGFCGVKTGRPETVEWDEPEKVARSIKIMNIKHAVITSVDRDDLKDGGSIIWIETVKAIRRMNPTTTLETLIPDFQGIERNIDRIVQANPEVVSHNVETVRRLTREVRIQAKYDRSLEVLRYLKEKGIRRTKSGIMLGLGELEEEVFQTLRDLREANVDVVTIGQYLQPSKKHLPVKEFITPEQFAIYEKFGLELGFRHVESGPLVRSSYKAQKHIL from the coding sequence ATGAAAACTGTTTTAGAAAATAATTTAGCCGTGGCAACAGCGGATCAAACGGAAAAAACAATAACCAAACCAAAATGGTTGAAGGTAAAGTTGCCTATCGGAAAAAAATATACGGAACTCAGAGGTCTTGTGGACAAATATAGCTTAAATACCATTTGTACTTCGGGGAGTTGCCCCAATATGGGCGAATGCTGGGGCGAAGGAACGGCTACTTTTATGATTTTAGGAAATACGTGTACTCGTTCTTGCGGGTTTTGCGGGGTGAAAACAGGAAGACCTGAGACGGTGGAATGGGATGAACCAGAAAAAGTGGCTCGTTCTATCAAAATAATGAACATTAAACATGCTGTAATTACGAGCGTGGATAGGGATGATTTAAAAGATGGTGGGTCTATTATATGGATTGAAACCGTAAAAGCCATCCGTAGAATGAACCCTACTACTACCTTGGAGACTTTAATACCTGATTTTCAAGGAATTGAAAGAAATATTGATCGTATTGTGCAGGCCAATCCAGAGGTGGTTTCTCATAATGTGGAAACGGTTAGAAGGCTTACTAGAGAAGTGCGTATTCAGGCTAAATACGACCGTAGTTTGGAGGTATTGCGTTATTTGAAAGAAAAAGGCATCCGCCGTACTAAATCCGGAATTATGTTGGGGTTGGGAGAGCTTGAGGAAGAGGTTTTTCAGACCTTGAGAGACCTGCGTGAGGCTAATGTGGATGTTGTGACTATAGGCCAATACTTACAACCAAGTAAAAAACATTTGCCCGTTAAAGAGTTTATAACTCCAGAACAATTTGCTATTTACGAAAAATTTGGATTGGAGTTAGGTTTTAGACACGTGGAAAGCGGACCGCTTGTGCGCTCTTCGTACAAAGCACAAAAACATATTTTATAA
- a CDS encoding energy transducer TonB, whose translation MSKSSIYETNWIDLVFENKNKEYGAYVLRKENAKTSFFALGIGVLLCATLIGAPKAIGLFYNHPALIIETVLDPIEKIIQITPITLATTPPQMPAVKAAVAKVPDVAAPKLLANPTIVKADLATPDSALNKEVLAMAPTATDATGAPTLGSLDSGGTAAVTAPTDYGNTLVSGAVLDKLPEFPGGIEAFYRFIAHQFVSPEIYGTHNIRIYVSFVIEKDGSMTAIQVMNNPGYGLDKEAIRVLKAMKMKWSPAMVGSKAVRTAYNLPITVQLH comes from the coding sequence ATGTCTAAATCAAGCATTTACGAAACCAACTGGATCGATCTGGTTTTTGAAAACAAAAACAAAGAATACGGGGCGTATGTATTGCGCAAGGAGAATGCAAAGACTTCTTTTTTTGCACTCGGTATAGGGGTGTTGTTGTGCGCTACCTTAATTGGCGCTCCCAAAGCAATTGGACTGTTTTATAACCATCCTGCTCTTATTATAGAAACCGTACTGGATCCTATAGAAAAAATTATTCAAATTACGCCAATAACTCTAGCTACTACACCGCCTCAAATGCCTGCAGTAAAAGCTGCAGTAGCAAAAGTACCTGATGTAGCTGCTCCAAAATTACTTGCCAACCCTACTATTGTTAAGGCAGATTTGGCTACTCCAGATAGCGCCCTTAATAAAGAGGTTCTGGCAATGGCTCCAACGGCTACCGATGCCACCGGGGCCCCAACTCTAGGGTCTCTAGATTCTGGAGGTACGGCTGCCGTTACTGCTCCTACGGACTATGGAAACACGTTGGTATCGGGTGCGGTGTTGGACAAGTTACCAGAATTTCCGGGTGGTATAGAGGCATTTTATCGTTTTATAGCGCATCAATTTGTGAGTCCTGAAATTTATGGCACGCATAACATACGGATCTATGTGTCTTTTGTGATAGAAAAGGATGGTTCTATGACTGCGATTCAGGTTATGAATAATCCGGGGTATGGCCTGGACAAAGAGGCTATCCGAGTTTTGAAAGCCATGAAAATGAAATGGTCTCCAGCTATGGTGGGATCTAAGGCGGTGCGTACTGCTTATAATTTGCCCATTACGGTGCAGCTCCACTAA
- a CDS encoding RNA polymerase sigma factor, with product MEVAKQIEKAKKGDQVAFTFLLNQYWNQVYAFMLKRTENQTTAEDITIETFSKAFDKIGTYNTAFQFNTWLITIAKNVHIDVMRKKKTNLFVEITNREDQKAYNIADTTPSAEDELITQQNLSRLLQCIKELQPHYQEVIQLRYFQEMSYQEIATTINEPLSNVKIKLLRAKKLLAEIIQSKR from the coding sequence TTGGAAGTAGCCAAACAAATAGAAAAAGCCAAAAAAGGAGATCAAGTTGCCTTTACCTTTCTATTGAATCAGTATTGGAATCAGGTATATGCCTTTATGCTCAAGCGTACCGAAAACCAAACCACTGCCGAGGATATTACTATTGAAACGTTCTCTAAAGCCTTTGATAAAATCGGCACGTACAACACTGCATTTCAATTCAATACTTGGTTAATTACTATTGCCAAAAACGTGCATATTGATGTAATGCGCAAAAAAAAGACCAATCTATTTGTTGAAATCACAAACCGAGAGGACCAAAAAGCCTACAATATTGCAGATACCACGCCATCTGCTGAAGACGAACTGATTACGCAACAAAATCTTTCGCGTTTATTACAATGTATTAAAGAACTGCAGCCGCATTACCAAGAGGTAATACAATTGCGGTACTTTCAGGAAATGAGCTACCAAGAAATTGCCACTACTATTAACGAACCTTTAAGCAATGTGAAGATAAAATTGCTGCGTGCCAAAAAATTACTGGCAGAGATTATCCAAAGCAAACGCTAG
- a CDS encoding glycosyltransferase, which produces MLISILYFFICIVVIQLVYYAAIFGKFAFAKKQHTVPKKLPISVVVCAKNEEENVAQFIPLLAQQDYPDFEIVLIDDASSDHTLDVFEELEKQYPNIRLVKVANNEAFWGNKKYALTLGIKAAKKDYLLFTDADCYPNSKDWITAMSAQFTMQKTIVLGYGGYEKVANSFLNKIIRFETLLTALQYFSWAKVGSPYMGVGRNLAYKKEVFFDVNGFISHIQVRSGDDDLFINEAANAKNTALVYTKESFTYSKPKTNYKAWITQKRRHITTANHYKKRDQFKLGLFYGSQLLFLITAVVLLAFEFQWMLVLGLILIRYFCAWTVVGYTSLKLDEKDLKYWFPVVELVLIVTQLHVFILNIFSKPTHWK; this is translated from the coding sequence ATGCTTATATCCATCCTATACTTCTTTATTTGTATTGTTGTTATACAATTAGTTTATTATGCCGCTATTTTTGGCAAATTTGCTTTTGCAAAAAAACAACATACGGTACCCAAAAAACTTCCCATTTCGGTGGTGGTATGTGCTAAAAATGAAGAGGAAAATGTGGCACAATTTATTCCGCTTTTGGCACAACAAGATTATCCTGATTTTGAAATTGTTTTGATAGATGATGCCTCTAGTGACCATACTTTGGATGTTTTTGAAGAATTAGAAAAGCAATATCCAAATATTCGGTTGGTAAAAGTAGCCAATAACGAAGCCTTTTGGGGTAATAAAAAATATGCCTTAACCTTAGGAATAAAAGCCGCCAAAAAAGACTATTTGCTTTTTACGGATGCGGATTGCTATCCTAATTCTAAAGATTGGATAACTGCAATGAGTGCCCAATTTACGATGCAAAAAACCATTGTTCTGGGATATGGTGGTTACGAAAAAGTGGCCAACTCTTTTTTGAATAAAATAATTCGTTTTGAAACCCTGCTAACAGCACTGCAATATTTTTCGTGGGCAAAAGTTGGTAGTCCTTATATGGGCGTTGGAAGAAACCTTGCCTATAAAAAAGAGGTTTTTTTTGATGTAAATGGGTTTATTAGCCACATCCAAGTAAGGTCTGGTGATGATGATTTATTTATAAATGAGGCTGCCAATGCCAAAAATACTGCCCTTGTTTATACCAAAGAAAGCTTTACCTATTCAAAACCCAAAACAAATTATAAGGCTTGGATAACCCAAAAAAGACGCCATATTACTACAGCAAACCATTACAAAAAACGAGACCAATTTAAGCTTGGGCTATTTTATGGCTCCCAACTTTTATTTCTGATAACTGCTGTGGTATTGTTGGCTTTTGAGTTTCAGTGGATGCTAGTATTGGGCCTAATTTTAATTCGGTATTTTTGCGCCTGGACTGTGGTGGGCTACACTAGTTTAAAATTAGACGAAAAAGATTTAAAATATTGGTTTCCGGTGGTAGAACTGGTGCTTATTGTTACCCAATTACATGTTTTTATACTAAATATCTTCTCAAAACCAACCCATTGGAAGTAG
- the murB gene encoding UDP-N-acetylmuramate dehydrogenase, with translation MEIQHDFSLKNYNTFGIEAKAKEFVAVHSVMELKTLLAKTHLVPKFILGGGSNMLLTKDIDALVVHVDLKGKKIIQQNDAYVWVESQAGENWHEFVLWTINQDFGGLENMSLIPGNVGTTPVQNIGAYGTEIKDCFVSCTAIAIQNQEEVTFTKEQCHFGYRESIFKNTAKDQYIITSVVFKLTKKNHQINTSYGDITNQLAQKNITNPSLKDISNAVIAIRKSKLPDPKELGNSGSFFKNPILSKTAFQPILAKFPEMKFFEISATQVKVPAGWLIEQAGFKGKRFGDAGIHKNQALVLVNYGQATGQEILEVSKTIQQTILDTFGIAIEAEVNII, from the coding sequence ATGGAAATCCAGCATGACTTTTCTTTAAAAAACTACAATACTTTTGGCATTGAAGCCAAGGCCAAAGAGTTTGTTGCCGTACACTCTGTTATGGAATTAAAAACGCTTTTGGCAAAAACCCACTTGGTTCCTAAATTTATACTTGGCGGAGGTAGCAATATGTTGTTAACCAAAGATATTGATGCTTTGGTGGTGCATGTGGATTTAAAAGGCAAAAAAATAATCCAACAGAATGACGCGTATGTTTGGGTAGAGAGTCAGGCTGGAGAAAACTGGCATGAATTTGTGCTCTGGACCATCAACCAAGATTTTGGCGGATTAGAGAATATGTCCCTTATTCCTGGAAACGTAGGTACCACGCCTGTGCAAAACATTGGCGCTTATGGCACCGAAATCAAAGATTGTTTTGTATCCTGTACGGCTATTGCCATCCAAAACCAAGAAGAAGTCACCTTCACTAAAGAGCAATGCCATTTTGGCTACCGTGAAAGCATTTTTAAAAATACCGCTAAAGACCAGTATATCATTACATCGGTGGTTTTTAAATTGACCAAAAAAAACCACCAGATCAATACCTCTTATGGAGATATTACCAACCAATTGGCGCAAAAAAACATTACAAACCCTAGTTTAAAAGACATCAGTAATGCCGTAATTGCAATCCGAAAAAGCAAGTTGCCGGATCCAAAAGAATTAGGAAACAGTGGTAGTTTTTTTAAAAACCCTATTCTTTCTAAAACTGCGTTCCAACCTATTTTGGCTAAATTTCCGGAGATGAAATTTTTTGAAATATCTGCAACCCAAGTAAAAGTTCCTGCAGGATGGCTCATTGAGCAAGCAGGTTTTAAAGGCAAACGTTTTGGCGACGCCGGAATACACAAAAATCAAGCTCTTGTTTTAGTGAATTATGGGCAAGCAACAGGTCAAGAAATTTTAGAGGTATCCAAAACAATACAACAAACTATTTTGGACACTTTTGGTATTGCTATCGAGGCCGAAGTCAATATCATCTAG
- the asnB gene encoding asparagine synthase (glutamine-hydrolyzing), whose product MEPSRPTTMCGINGILHLQSQKKVSLSCVTKMRDALEHRGPDDKGVFIENNLGLGHRRLSILDLSAAAKQPFVSQNQRYIMVYNGEIYNFKDFYPELKNKGFVLKTSSDTEVLLLLYQLYGLEMLPRLNGMFAFAIWDTEQKKLVLARDRMGVKPLYYSFYNQTLYFASEQKALFAAGVPLKIAQDSLEEYVFNRFVAGENTLYQNVKKVLPGHHIHIYPNQKVVVQKWWDLKHEIQNQATIQNPVDWFTSTLDASVKLRMVSDAPVGVLLSGGLDSSSILASLKAQNFKNISTFNIGFKEKQHNESHLAKMLSDQLEYPFETIQLEDYQLYEQLLNATYFQDEPIMHLNEPHLLTIAQKAKSKVKVLLSGEGADELMGGYVRYKPLQYPSLLGIIAKMGSFGLFAQKARYEKLIRYAQIPTHAGLVLYNGCNIYPPDIAKQFGLLRAPQNQYRNHIYQEAKEVYPNNLRRQALYFDQHTYLNSLLDRNDRTTMGAGIECREPFLDQRLITGLGSLDDQWFFRGKKGKYILKTAMQERLPSEILNFKKIGLSAPWGDYLIKSAVFKQELSSFAASELFEMPYFNHLDGRKLVRNFQKGDPRMAAYILPLFMMHIWLKTYPTKF is encoded by the coding sequence TTGGAGCCATCAAGACCAACAACCATGTGCGGAATAAACGGAATATTACATCTTCAATCCCAAAAAAAAGTGTCCCTTAGTTGTGTTACCAAAATGCGGGATGCGCTAGAACACAGGGGACCTGATGACAAGGGGGTTTTTATCGAAAACAATCTTGGACTAGGCCACAGACGTTTGTCTATTTTGGATCTTTCGGCTGCAGCCAAACAGCCTTTTGTTTCCCAGAACCAACGTTATATAATGGTATATAATGGCGAAATATATAATTTTAAAGATTTTTATCCCGAATTAAAAAACAAAGGGTTTGTATTAAAAACCAGCTCAGATACAGAGGTGCTCTTGCTTCTCTACCAATTGTATGGGCTAGAAATGCTACCCCGCCTCAACGGTATGTTTGCGTTTGCAATTTGGGATACCGAACAAAAAAAATTGGTTCTGGCCCGAGACCGAATGGGAGTCAAACCATTATATTATAGCTTTTACAACCAAACGCTGTATTTTGCCTCAGAGCAAAAAGCCTTATTTGCAGCAGGTGTACCTCTAAAAATAGCACAAGACTCTCTAGAAGAATATGTTTTTAACCGTTTTGTTGCCGGCGAAAACACCTTGTATCAAAACGTAAAAAAAGTACTTCCTGGCCACCATATCCACATTTATCCAAACCAAAAAGTTGTGGTCCAAAAATGGTGGGATTTAAAACACGAAATCCAAAACCAAGCTACCATCCAAAATCCAGTAGACTGGTTTACCTCCACCTTAGATGCCTCCGTAAAACTCCGCATGGTTAGTGATGCTCCTGTAGGAGTTTTGCTCAGTGGAGGCCTGGATTCTTCTTCTATTTTGGCTTCTCTAAAGGCGCAAAATTTTAAAAATATTAGCACCTTTAATATTGGCTTTAAAGAGAAGCAACACAACGAATCTCATTTGGCAAAAATGCTATCGGACCAACTAGAATATCCTTTTGAGACCATACAATTAGAAGACTACCAGTTATACGAGCAACTTTTAAACGCTACCTATTTTCAAGACGAACCAATCATGCACCTGAATGAACCGCACCTTTTGACCATTGCACAAAAAGCCAAAAGCAAGGTAAAAGTATTGCTCTCCGGCGAAGGTGCCGATGAACTAATGGGAGGTTATGTGCGCTATAAACCCTTGCAATATCCTTCCTTACTTGGTATAATTGCCAAGATGGGTAGCTTTGGTCTTTTTGCCCAAAAAGCACGTTACGAAAAACTAATCCGCTATGCGCAAATACCAACTCATGCTGGTTTGGTACTTTATAATGGTTGTAACATCTATCCACCAGATATTGCAAAACAATTTGGCTTACTTAGAGCACCTCAAAACCAGTACAGAAACCATATTTATCAAGAGGCCAAAGAAGTATATCCTAACAATTTAAGACGTCAAGCCTTATACTTTGACCAACACACCTACCTCAACTCTTTATTAGACAGAAATGACCGCACTACTATGGGGGCTGGGATAGAATGTAGAGAACCATTTTTAGACCAACGACTAATCACCGGACTCGGAAGCTTGGATGACCAATGGTTTTTTAGGGGCAAAAAAGGCAAATACATTCTAAAAACGGCCATGCAAGAACGCTTACCTTCAGAAATTTTGAATTTTAAAAAAATAGGACTGAGCGCACCATGGGGAGATTATTTAATAAAAAGTGCTGTTTTTAAACAAGAATTAAGCTCTTTTGCTGCAAGCGAACTCTTTGAAATGCCTTATTTTAACCACTTGGATGGCCGCAAACTAGTTCGTAATTTCCAGAAAGGAGACCCACGGATGGCTGCATACATCCTGCCCTTATTTATGATGCATATTTGGTTAAAAACGTATCCAACTAAATTTTAA